CACCAGAATGAAGAATATGGACTCTGCTTTCAGACTGACTGAATTGAGTTTGACGGTTGGTTTTGTGCTTGTCTGAAAACACTGTCTACAGTACCTTGTAGAAGAAACAGCAAATGTACTACTTGATCTCTTCATTACCATCTGTTAGTTGCCTGGAGTTCAAACTCTTGGTATTAAGCTATTGTTTTGTCTGAGAATTTAGCGTGTCGGATTTAATTTCTATGGCTTAATCAACCTCTTGAAGGTTGCCATATGTGCCTGCTATGATCTTGAACCATTCTTGAAGTGGGTACTTGGGGTTTTCTCCCCAAAGGGGCTACAGCTTGATTCATAGAGAAAGTTGATGTTAGAGGAACTGGTTTTGCTGAATTACTGTTTGAATGGGTTCCTGGGGAAAAGGCTTTCTCCAGATAAGATACtgtaatgagtttttttttttttcattgtattaagATCAGGCCTTTGTGACACTGACCACAAACGATGCCTACGCCAAAGGTGCCCTGGTCCTGGGATCATCTCTGAAACAGCACAGGACCACCAGGAGGCTGGTCGTGCTCGCCACCCCTCAGGTCTCAGACTCCATGAGGTGAGGACTTCGCTGCCACCCCAGCATCCAAGGGGCTCTGACATCCTTCTCCCTGTTTCTGACATCACTGGACATTGAGGCCATGCTCTTTTCAGGAATTGAGCACGGGgtagagaaaaatgagagatGCTGAGTGCAGGATTGCTGGATTTGAAACCTCCTCCTAGCTTTTGGGAGATATTCCAACTCAATTCTCTTCTGGAAGGTGGTATGCTGGCCCACACTTTCTGGTTCCAACTAGGAGGGGAAGAAGGAGTCGTCTTCCTTCACTCCATCCCCTCTGGGTGATCTGAAGGAGTGTGTCAGGCATTCCCTGCTTACATACACCTTTACACAGTCACAATTCACGGACATTCCTTTCCCAGGATGCAGCAGGGGCTACATTGTTTCATGTTGCGAACTAGGGAAACTCTCAGGTGACTTAGAAAAGTAGTTATTTTATCCATTGCCAGTTGATATTTGTAAGCTAAATATCTTTATTTACAATATAATACACTAGAATCTTTACCAAAGGGCTTTCCAAACTAGGTTTTACTAGGGGAAACACACTAAAGGGTATAAACTGCTTCGTGATTGGTTAGTTCACTTTGATCTGATGGAATTAAGTTTTGAAGTatttgggccaggtgtgatggctcatgcctgtaatctcagcactgtgggaggccaaggcagttggatcacctgaggtcaagagttccagaccagcctggccaacatggcgaaaccccgtctctactaaaaatacaaaacctcgtctctactaaaaatacaaaaattggctaggcgtggtggcgcatgcctgtgatcccagctacttggggttgggggctgaggcaggagaatcgcttgaacccgggaggcggaggttgcagtaagccgagattgtgccactgcactccagcctgggcaacagagtgagactctgtcttaaaaaacaacaacaacagaaaattgAAGTATCTGAATGAGCCACCTAGTCTCTAGTAGTAACTTAAAAAATATCCGGGCACACTAgtaactttgtgatgtgtttatttttctggtCTCCTGACCCTCTAAGAAATTGAAAATGCCctttttgtgactttttatttttttcccaaaaagtaTAAGCACAGGCCAAGGGTCTCTAAAAAGTAGGTGTtctgtatacatacgtatatctTTCACACTAACCCTTTGTTCCTAAATGGTAATTTAGGAAGATGCCAAAAAGGCTGTCTCCTAATGTGTGTGCCCTAATTTGTAGTCTATTAGGATATGTCTAAGAAACCAGATCTAGTCTTGCATTTCCTGTAACCACCATCAGTTTACTTTGGTCAGTGATTCTCCTAACCATTTCTCTTCAAAAACATCAAGTTTACTGTGTGAACTGTaacatatttttgtacagctttGGAGACAGAATACAATACCAGTTTTGTTCTGCATCTCTGATGTTGTTATAAACTTTCAGTATGATATGTTTTTACCCGTGCTCAGTTTAGTGTCTTACCCAAGTCTACCCTACCGATCCACCATAAAGAGCTTTCTAAAATAAAGCCTTAGTTAATCTGGGGCATAGAGAAGTGTTGTACCTCACAAACCAAAGTGAATCTCATTATACTTAAACAGAGTGCTCAGCATGTAATAAATGCTGGTTATATTGGATTCTACAAAATGGCAACCTGATAAACGGAGCCCTTACACATTTTTGCAAGCTATTTCCACAACCTGCCTGCTATTCAgtgatacaataaaatacaaaaacccagaaaatttCTTCTATAATAATGTTTTAAGACGAGCATTTCATCCTCACCATAAGCAGTTCTTACTACTTTAGGGAAGTTAACTGGAcatgcaaataaacacaatttgtCCTGGAGTAATATTAGAACAGATTTAAGGGTACATATTCTACCAAAGCAATACATTGTTCTAGTAATTGATGGAGAAGGTAATAAAGCATCAGTCTTACAGTAGATGGGTCACTTGTTCTGAAAAGATGCTAAGTGTGGTattctggattttattttgaCAGAAAAGTTTTAGAGACAGTCTTTGATGAAGTCATCATGGTAGATGTCTTGGACAGTGGCGATTCTGCTCATCTAACCTTAATGAAGAGGCCAGAGTTGGGTGTCACGCTGACAAAGCTCCACTGCTGGTCGCTTACACAGTATTCAAAATGTGTATTCATGGATGCAGATACTCTGGTGAGTGTGGCTTTGAGGGTAGAAAagaaagatacatatatatatatatatatggtaatggAGACCTGTTAGGCATTTGAGGAATGCTGTCAAGACTTGACAGTAAAGTTCAGATAGAACCACTATCATGAAATATGTCAGGGGATGAAGGAGAGGAGGCCCAGGCTGCCTTACAGCTGTCACCATCTTTTGTGTTGGATGACATAGGAAGAACTCAAGAAGGGTATTCTGCAGCAAAAACATTTCTGTAATGCTCTTTCTCCCCTTTGATCAGGTCCTAGCAAATATTGATGATCTTTttgagagagaagaattgtcagcaGCACCAGACCCAGGGTGGCCTGACTGCTTCAATTCCGGAGTCTTTGTTTATCAGCCTTCAGTTGAAACATATAATCAGCTGTTGCATCTTGCTTCTGAGCAAGGTAGTTTTGATGGTATGTATCTGCTATCTTCATGTCTGATAAGCTGTTAATAATTAGTAATTTCTAGGGGCTGCTCTTCTCAGGAATATAATTGCTGTGGTTTATTCTGCCTGGAAGATATAAGAGATGGAGC
This region of Gorilla gorilla gorilla isolate KB3781 chromosome 2, NHGRI_mGorGor1-v2.1_pri, whole genome shotgun sequence genomic DNA includes:
- the GYG1 gene encoding glycogenin-1 isoform X3 yields the protein MTDQAFVTLTTNDAYAKGALVLGSSLKQHRTTRRLVVLATPQVSDSMRKVLETVFDEVIMVDVLDSGDSAHLTLMKRPELGVTLTKLHCWSLTQYSKCVFMDADTLVLANIDDLFEREELSAAPDPGWPDCFNSGVFVYQPSVETYNQLLHLASEQGSFDGGDQGILNTFFSSWATTDITKHLPFIYNLSSISIYSYLPAFKVKMSQEPYHICPLGRSQLWHSRLYPRKNGRNDGNRARLIIWEQIPLTTSRGNLTLTSSRNTAFFCEHIHFTSLVSDT